The Nerophis lumbriciformis linkage group LG15, RoL_Nlum_v2.1, whole genome shotgun sequence genome window below encodes:
- the LOC133616076 gene encoding uncharacterized protein yields the protein MESGMMTEAWQQQQQQQQHVVAPPSVVHTLPQTTDTTLACTVYGVVLQPDSSLQQQQLGQQHVVQSQQPSMQIADERHKCGACGHDISHLANPHEHQCMVTQDRSFQCTQCMKIFSQATDLLEHQCVQVEQKPFVCGVCKMGFSLLTSLAQHHNSHGNGNNPMKCSICEKTYRPGSGNVTPTSSAANPQQPSTGETSGGGAAISASSPPAFEASAPDRPYKCSVCHKSFRHLSELTRHERVHTGEKPYKCDTCDKSFSQSSHLAHHQRTHSSERPYKCAVCEKSFKHRSHLVRHMYAHSGEHLFKCNLCEMHFKESSELLHHQCQPEGERPFRCGSCGKSFKRPSDLRQHERTHSEERPFQCEECQMSFKQQYALVRHRRTHKNPADRPFKCNLCDKGFLQPSHLLYHQQVHGMESLFKCASCQKSFSQSGELLRHKCGGEVEKPYKCDVCGKGYKKNSTLQRHQNTHCTEKPLKCSLCDKRFVSSSEFVQHRCDPTREKPLKCPDCEKRFRYSSELQRHRRVHTGEKPFKCASCDKSFKQREHLAKHQSVHSRETQFKCVWCGERFVDLAALQEHTVQHTAEGESFPEAPCIP from the coding sequence ATGGAAAGTGGAATGATGACAGAGGCgtggcagcagcagcagcagcagcagcagcatgtGGTGGCGCCACCTTCTGTAGTTCACACGCTTCCTCAGACGACGGACACCACTCTGGCCTGCACTGTGTATGGAGTTGTCCTTCAACCAGACTCCTctctgcagcagcagcagctgggCCAGCAGCATGTAGTACAATCGCAACAGCCCTCCATGCAGATAGCGGATGAAAGACACAAGTGTGGAGCCTGCGGCCATGACATCTCTCACCTGGCCAATCCGCATGAACACCAGTGCATGGTGACCCAAGACCGGTCCTTCCAATGCACGCAGTGCATGAAGATCTTCAGCCAGGCCACGGACCTCCTAGAGCATCAGTGTGTCCAGGTGGAACAGAAaccttttgtctgtggagtgtgTAAGATGGGATTCTCCTTGCTCACTTCTTTGGCCCAGCATCACAACTCCCACGGCAATGGCAACAACCCAATGAAGTGCTCCATTTGTGAAAAAACTTACCGTCCCGGCTCTGGAAATGTCACTCCCACCTCGTCTGCAGCCAATCCTCAGCAGCCGTCCACTGGGGAGACATCTGGTGGCGGTGCAGCAATCAGTGCCTCATCCCCGCCTGCTTTTGAGGCCTCCGCACCAGATAGGCCATACAAGTGCTCAGTGTGCCATAAATCGTTCCGGCATTTGTCAGAGCTGACCCGCCACGAAAGGGTACACACAGGTGAGAAGCCGTACAAATGTGACACATGTGATAAAAGCTTCAGCCAGTCCTCACATCTGGCGCATCATCAACGCACACACAGCTCAGAGCGGCCATATAAGTGTGCTGTGTGTGAGAAGAGCTTTAAGCACCGTTCTCACCTTGTGCGCCACATGTACGCCCATTCGGGCGAGCACCTGTTCAAGTGCAATTTGTGCGAAATGCACTTTAAGGAGTCGTCCGAGCTCCTGCACCATCAATGCCAGCCCGAAGGAGAGAGGCCCTTTCGCTGTGGGTCGTGCGGGAAGAGCTTCAAGCGGCCGTCGGACCTGCGGCAGCACGAACGCACTCACTCTGAAGAGCGACCATTCCAGTGCGAGGAGTGCCAGATGAGCTTCAAGCAGCAGTATGCTCTTGTACGCCACCGGCGCACTCATAAAAATCCTGCTGACCGCCCTTTCAAGTGTAATCTCTGCGATAAAGGCTTTCTTCAGCCCTCCCACCTGCTTTACCATCAACAGGTGCACGGTATGGAAAGTTTATTTAAGTGTGCATCTTGCCAGAAGTCTTTTAGCCAATCCGGAGAACTGCTGAGGCACAAATGTGGCGGCGAAGTAGAGAAGCCCTATAAGTGCGACGTGTGCGGCAAAGGTTACAAAAAGAACTCGACGCTGCAACGCCACCAAAACACTCACTGCACAGAGAAGCCGCTGAAATGCTCTCTGTGTGACAAGCGCTTTGTGTCATCCTCAGAGTTTGTCCAGCACCGCTGCGACCCGACCCGCGAGAAACCGCTGAAATGTCCCGACTGTGAGAAACGCTTCAGGTACTCGTCCGAGCTGCAACGCCACCGCCGCGTCCACACCGGAGAGAAACCGTTCAAGTGCGCGAGCTGCGACAAGAGCTTCAAGCAACGCGAGCACCTGGCCAAGCATCAAAGCGTGCACTCGCGGGAGACGCAGTTTAAGTGCGTGTGGTGCGGCGAGCGGTTTGTGGACCTCGCCGCGCTGCAGGAACACACGGTGCAGCACACGGCCGAAGGTGAGAGTTTCCCGGAAGCGCCATGTATCCCGTGA